From Sphingobacteriaceae bacterium, one genomic window encodes:
- the polX gene encoding DNA polymerase/3'-5' exonuclease PolX has translation MSGSPIDNAYIAQLLNMLADLMEIAGQPANRAAAYRRGARTVARLAEPIAQVAAQGRLQELPGIGPTLAARIKEIIATGTSPMLDELQAQVPLGVLELLRIPGLGPRTAHLLFKHLGITDVDGLEAALAAGRVAGLPGIGARTEERLRQEVAAYRVRTARVPLGTALPWAQELAHQLAQVPGVERVVPAGSIRRGRALVGNIDLVVAAGATVEPGQLAAAVPGISLAEPDDGQAPGGQLLRGVFQPGPMVKIPLHLHRCDPGRFPAVLHYATGARAHREELADLAREQGLRLERDGLFRDEGGEKPLTWPEEESLYRHLGLPPVPPEVREGEGEVAAAAAGTLPRLVTRDDYRGDLHAHSLWSDGRQSIEAMVEAALARGYGYLAITDHSPSLTVARGLDPRRLAQQAAEIRAVRERFPQLLLLHGIEVDILADGSLDLPDDVLAGLDIVIASVHSHFQQDTATMTARIARAMANPHVDIIGHPTGRLLGQRDPYQVDMEELLAAAAETRTVLEINASPHRLDLPAPWARRAKEMGILLSVNTDAHSGDGLDMLSYGLLTARRAWLEAGDIINTMAPRALADWLALPKQERW, from the coding sequence GTGAGCGGCAGCCCGATTGACAACGCCTATATAGCCCAACTGCTCAACATGCTGGCCGACCTGATGGAAATCGCCGGCCAGCCTGCCAACCGGGCTGCCGCCTACCGCCGGGGCGCCCGGACCGTGGCCCGGCTGGCGGAGCCCATCGCCCAGGTGGCCGCCCAAGGCCGCCTGCAGGAACTGCCGGGCATCGGCCCCACCCTGGCGGCCCGCATCAAGGAAATCATCGCCACGGGCACATCGCCCATGCTGGATGAACTGCAGGCCCAAGTTCCCCTGGGTGTGCTGGAACTGCTGCGCATCCCGGGCTTGGGGCCCCGCACCGCCCACCTGTTGTTCAAGCATTTGGGCATAACCGATGTGGACGGCCTGGAGGCGGCCCTGGCCGCCGGCCGGGTGGCGGGGCTGCCCGGCATCGGCGCCCGCACCGAGGAGCGGCTCCGGCAGGAGGTGGCCGCCTACCGGGTGCGCACCGCCCGGGTGCCCCTGGGCACGGCCCTGCCTTGGGCCCAGGAGCTGGCCCATCAGTTGGCCCAGGTTCCGGGGGTGGAAAGGGTGGTGCCGGCGGGCAGCATCCGCCGGGGCCGGGCCCTGGTGGGCAACATCGATTTGGTGGTGGCCGCCGGCGCCACGGTGGAGCCGGGGCAGCTGGCCGCCGCCGTGCCCGGGATCAGCCTGGCGGAACCCGACGACGGGCAGGCCCCAGGCGGCCAACTGCTCCGGGGCGTCTTCCAGCCCGGCCCCATGGTGAAGATTCCCCTGCACCTCCACCGGTGCGACCCCGGCCGTTTCCCGGCGGTGCTCCACTATGCCACCGGCGCCCGGGCCCACCGGGAGGAGTTGGCGGACCTGGCCCGGGAGCAGGGCCTGCGTCTGGAGAGGGACGGGCTCTTCCGCGATGAGGGTGGCGAAAAACCGTTGACCTGGCCCGAGGAGGAAAGCCTGTACCGGCATCTGGGCCTGCCTCCCGTCCCCCCGGAAGTGCGGGAAGGGGAGGGGGAGGTGGCGGCGGCCGCCGCCGGCACCCTGCCCCGGCTGGTAACCCGCGACGACTACCGGGGCGACCTCCATGCCCACAGCCTGTGGAGCGACGGCCGGCAAAGCATCGAAGCCATGGTCGAGGCCGCCCTGGCCCGGGGCTACGGCTACCTGGCCATCACCGATCACAGCCCGTCCTTGACGGTGGCCCGGGGCCTGGACCCCCGGCGCCTGGCCCAGCAGGCCGCAGAAATCCGGGCGGTGCGGGAGCGGTTCCCCCAATTGCTGCTCCTCCACGGCATCGAGGTGGACATCCTGGCCGACGGGTCCTTGGACCTGCCCGACGATGTGCTGGCGGGCCTGGACATCGTCATCGCCTCGGTCCACAGCCATTTCCAGCAGGACACCGCCACCATGACGGCCCGCATTGCCCGGGCCATGGCCAACCCCCACGTGGACATCATCGGTCACCCCACGGGGCGGCTCCTGGGGCAGCGGGATCCCTACCAGGTGGACATGGAGGAACTGCTGGCGGCGGCGGCGGAAACCCGGACGGTGCTGGAGATCAACGCCTCGCCCCACCGCCTGGACCTGCCGGCCCCCTGGGCCCGGCGGGCCAAGGAGATGGGCATTCTGCTGTCGGTCAACACCGACGCCCACAGCGGCGACGGCCTGGACATGCTGTCCTACGGCCTGCTGACGGCCCGCCGGGCGTGGCTGGA